The genomic DNA GTTGTTAAGTTCTTAACAATATCCATTgtaatcaatattttttaaaacacccACTAGGATCACTTTGAGCGTGTAAGTTGGAACACCCGCTTTTCATACAGAAACACTTTAGCCGACAGAGGACGCTTTGGACGAGGtacatttctttaaatttacgGGGAaatatgtgtgtatgtgtgtatgCGTTTAAAGAGCATGTTAGTTTAATTTGCAATTGTAAGCCAActaaaattaatcaaattaacataagaaaaaatattttttaagatttgaGAATATTGACTTTCAAATGTCAAAGCCTAAAGACTTTTATTGAAAGTTACCATTTTGGAATTTAAAGGCCAAATTTTCTAAAGTTGCCTTTTGTGTCCCAACCTTCAGACCTATCCTCTATTGTTTCTATCTGGTCTGCGATCTTTCTTGTATGTTGTCCAAACGACAAAAAGTCCGAGCTAGAATAGGCTCTCCGTCAATATGGGGGGTACATGGTTTCCGCAACGTGGAAAATTCGGTGGTACAGGAGGAAGATCATTAGGAGTACCTATTTGAAACACCAAATTCATGCCTATAACAATATGGTATTGAAAATGACAATGAAAAAGCCAAAATCCAGGATTATCTGCGCGAAAGCGTAAAATAGCATATCCATTGTTTGGTACAGCAACAGTATCCTTCAAAGAAGGGTTCAGGTATTGCCTTTCAAGCAAGCCGCGTTGGTCAAGGTCCAGGGCATGTTTTAAGTTCATACGTTTGATGTGTGTTTCCGGGGAGCGTCCAAGTCCTAGTACGTAAAAAGACGTACCGTGCAAATGAAATGGGTGGCTTATATTAATCTGTTGAACTTCATCCACAAGCACGACCTCGACTATTGCGTGTAGAGGTATATCGATTTTATGAGTACACTGACAGTTTTCGCCACAATCTACTGGTCGATTGTCCCCATTACAGTAGTATTCTTGAGGTATATCATTATACTGCGACAGCATCGGTGAAGGTGGAGAAATGTACGATACCTCATCAATAAGTGATATAAGGTGATCAGCGTCTGAAGCGactataaatttaaaattgattatGTGATTACAATACATTTATATAAAGTGTTATTACTAGTTAGTTTCTGTTTGTAAGAAAATTTTATTGTGTAAGAGTTAAATcgtaacaaaataaaatactttttacacacaattttttattttaaaatatgtttaactAAACGAAggtaataaattatatttaatttaaatattacactAGGGTTTTACTTAATATCTATGACAGCGGACTAGTACCAAGTAACTGGCGGCACATGGTCGCCACATCTAGGAAATCGTGGAGGGACTGGTGGTAGGTCAGCTGACGTTCCGATATGAAATATGAGGTTCATTCCTATGACGATGTGGAAAAGAAAGTGGCAATGGAAAAGCCAATAGCCAGGATTGTCTGCTCGAAACCGCATAACAACATATCCGTTGTTGGGTACGGCTATTGTGTCTTTAAGAGGGGGCTTCGAAAAATCTCGCTCAAGCATGCCCATTCGGTCCAACTCCAGAGCATGCTTCaggttaattttttttattgatttatcaGGCGAACGTCCTAGTCCTACCACATAGAAGGCGGTACCATGCAAATGAAATGGATGACTAAGATTGACTTGCTGCACTTCATCGACCAAAACAACTTCAACAATAGCTCCAAGTGGTATATCAACCATGTGTGTACATTCACAGTTTGGACCACAGTTTGGCGGCCTATTGTCACCGTTGCAGAAGTATTCGGTCGGAATGTCATCGATTTGTGAAAGGGGAGGTGCCGGTGGTGATATGTATGATATTTCATCGACCAAAGATGTCAGATGATCCCCACTAGGCACAACTAAAAATAAAGGAAAGGGTTAATGGTGTCTTTTTGTGGTGAATACCCAATTCGATATTAAATACAAGTCATTATGTGTTTAGGTCAATGTTTTACAAGCCGAACACCTTTCTAATTTCCTGTTCTCCGGTagttactttttttaaatagatGCAATTGTTTTCTTCCCTTAAAGTATATAACTTAACTTAGGATTAATACATGACACAATTTTGACTGCAGCTCCAAATAATGAcaaaaattttactttttagATTGCACTTttgagtcaaattaaaaatgtgaACAAATATTTGGACAGAAATTCGTTCggtttgtaaaaaaaaatcatatgtgttcttttaataaaaaaatgttagccAATGCAAAGGATATTATTTTGGTTACCAATTAAAGTACACGTACCTAAAAATCGGTTGTAAGTATTTGGTATAAATAGAGTTTTTGGTTCATACACATAAAATCTGAAaggcaaaaatatttttacatcTGGGCGTTCTACTAAAACGCCCTTGTCGACTTTTTTGGCATTCTTTAAATTCGAAACGCAAACTGCATCTGGCCGTTTACGATCACAAATAGCATCCAAAGGGTTAAGAATCTGTGAATAGAACACATTGTAAAAATCATCATAAGCTTTTTAATTGGGATAAACCTCTTTGAACAGTGGTCGCTTGTCACAAACAAATGGTAGTggaaaaaaatacattttgtacaatttcttaaaatagtctgaattttatttatttacagaTGCAAAATTTCAATACTTTTTAGATAgtacatatataaaataattgttaaaAGTGCAATTTTGGCCAGGAATTAACAAGAAACGAGAAAGggagttaacttcggcaagccgaagtttgtatacccttgcagttataatcattaaatttaaaaatacaaaaaaggatattcccaatagtataagattaTATGTCCAAAACACCTAtagtccgattttaataaaattaaattcgaaattcagaactaattaaaaaatgttatttccaagcgttatatgttaaaaaacaacgaacctttaatttgtttcatattgttttttcaccaattttccgatcgttcctatggcagctatatcatatagtcgtccgattttaataaaataaaattcgaagttcagtattaataaaaaatgttatttccaagcgtaagagtttatatgttaaaaataccaaagaaataatttttttttacttttttccctattattcctatgggatctataagatatagttgtccgatccggctggttcctaTTTATATACTTCCTgcaaaagaaggaagacttttgggaaagtttcagcccaatagctttaaaactgagagactagtttgcgtataaacggacggacagacgtacaGGCAGccagacgggcagacggacatggctagatcgactcgtctagtgatgctgattaagaatatatatactttatggggtcggaagggtctccttcactgcgttgcaaacttctgactgaaatcattatatcctctgcaagggtataaaaaccaaTTGTCATTGTTAAGGTAATTTCATATGACTTTTTAACAGAAACTCTCGTGCTCATTagtaaaaaactttaaaagtattATTTAACTTCTTCCAAATTTAGTACCAGCTGAATTTTTATTTCTAGGTATCTATAACAAAGATGCATAGGAGTATTCCAACCACGATCCCTGAGCTTTTAGCGAGTCACTATTGATGCCTGTGGTCTGGATTCCTTATGTAACACAATTCCTGTTTTATTGGTCGCATCTGGTCCTAAAGCTTCATTAACATGGTGAAAAGGTATAGGTACGAATTATGAGTTTAGCTTTTATAGAAGATGATTACGTGCCGATCACACAAAATAAATACACAGCAAAGATTGCGCAGGCGTATCGCCATTCGACCACTGGTGAAACAAATAGGCGTTGCAGTAATCATCCGCTTCAGATTGTATTTGTTGCAATCCGCTCCGCCTTTCTGATATAAATTCAGTGCGAAAAATTAAATGTCTCCAGGCGGGTTTTTGTAATGTTTGGCCCCAGGAAAACAAATCATGTCGGTTGGACCCGATTATTTTGAATGTTCCAAGAATTTTCTAAACTGATACCAAAattgttgtattttttcagTAAACTTACTTTTATAAGGAATGACATAACAACATGAGAATAAGATAATTAATTATACTGCTGGTTTGTTATTCTTTTATATGTTTTTTAGAACtgctaatatatatttttttaagtgataccaacatttttgtttttttttttcagttaagttaattttttacatgaaaatataaacatatttattcATTTCAAACATTCAACTATGAATAACATattgaattattaattataCTGCTGTTACTTTGAACAcaacaaaatatttgcataTGAAGATATGTAAACAGTGGGTATGCTACTATatagttgaaaatgttttacaaTTCATTTGCAGAATAGAAAAGGAAGTGCTCGGTTACTTGCAGTCATTTCAAACATATCAGTTGTAAAGAAACGTTtttcataaattaaataattgtatTGCAATTTTAGTACCTACAAATACGCACATATTATTATCTATATACATTTGACGATAAGCTGCTGGGTAAAAAGTGAAGGAAAGGGTTAATATTCCTTGAAATAATATGTCAATCATAACAGCTGGACATTGACAATATTTTCATTACTGAAAAGGAAAACTATGCTATgtgatattttaataaaagtaTTTACATTTTGTTAAACATAGTGTGATAGGGTAAGCTTTTTACAAATTGTTCAATCAGTATGTAGGTCTTTTCTAGCTCCTAAGAAATTGTGTTGCTCGTTTAAAATGCTTTGCCACTTGGATTTGATTAAGGGTGTTTCGTCACGATTTAATCTTAGTTTATTGGAATGGGTGGAGTGTGGTCGCCGCATGTTGGGAAACCTGGAGGCACGGGTGGCAGATCAACGTTACTGCCTACCTGTAAAATCAAATTCATTCCAATAACAATGTGGAATAGAAAATGACAGTGGAAGAGCCAAAAGCCTAGAAAAGGTAACGTTTAATATTAAAGTATGTAGTATAAATGGGTCATTCTCAGAAAAACCAGCACCCTAAAAACAAGTTTTTGTTAAAAGTTTTCCGGTTTGTATACCCGGTATTCGTagattaaaagggtatactacaTTCGTCGGGAAGTatataacaggcagaaggaagcgtttccgactccataaagtatatatattcttgatcaggatcactagccgagtcgatctagccatgtccgtctgtctgtccgtccggatgaacgctgagatctcgaaaactatatgagctaggctattgggatttggcatgcagatttctgagcttcttacgcagcgcaagtttgtttcagcagcgtgccacgctcactttaacgcccacaaaccgcccaagcctgtggcgcccacaattttcatgctaggcaacaaattttaactgaaatgtattagtctcgtcaatacctatcgattaatcctctctaacgcccgtaatgcttaaatctggctactgcccacataaccatatattgagatcgctggtaggtggcgcattttaatgtCGCTTTGCTGCGTGCATGTCtacatttcccttttgtccctttagctaagtaacgggtatctgatagtcgaggtactcgactatggCGTTCTTTCTTactttataatataatatcgttcgtaaaaaaacaaaacaaggaatAAGACTTTTGTCGAGCGTCTCGACTTTCAGATAACCATAACTCAACTTAAATTATCgcaagggagatggagatacaCCAGCAGCAATCTTAGATTGCGGGGCGCTACTTTAcgttaatttaattatttggtCATTTCTTCTTAACGAATAATCCGATTTGAACACTTAgtagatagatagatattGTTAAACAGAACAAAATCCCATTTCCACTCTTACAAAATCTATACAAACTTAGGAGCCAGACAGGTCTTAGCGTTATGGGAGTCTTATGGGCGTGGccgattttttttaagtcaatcgataggttttgacgAAACAAAATACAGTAATACGGACAGACGTTTTTGgtcggtttgtaggcgttagattggacaattattgttaggtCAATTGAcaaaaccaatacattttagttaaaatttgtattctattTTCAAAACTCTGGTAACAAACCTATATATCTCTTAGTTTTGAATATCACTGAGATCatacgggcagacggacaaGGCTAGATTGACTTCGCTAGTgaccctgatcaagaatatacatttGTTCCTTATAGGGTCCtcttaaaaaacttttttcttgATACTTGCTGGAAAGTCCAAAAAATTTCTATTCTACTTTAAATATATCGGAAACTACAAACTGCCATATCAGAAATACCACGCGTTAGGAATGAAAGCTAAGTAAGCAAAGACTAAAATGTAAGacttattttgttttcctgtgttatttgtttttaagtgGTCAGCTTTTCAGAGAAATACCCAAATATTTAGGTATATTTAAACTTACCAGGGTTGTCGGCTCTAAAACGTAGCACAACATAGCCGTTGTTCGGTACggcaattgtatcctttgtcggTGGCAAATTATACTGTCGATGTAAAAGTCCGCGGCGGTCTAGGTCCAATGCGTGCTTTAAATTTATCTTCTTCACTGTCGAGTCCGGGGATCGACCAATTCCAATGACACTAAACCCGTATCCATGCAAATGGAATGGATGCGACAAGTTGGGCTGTTGAACtgcataaaaaaataatataaagaaaaaaatttttttaaaacatttaaaatttaaaaaaacagtaTTAAATACATAGCAAATTAGCTGGAGGAAAACTTATGTACTACAACacccacaaaaaaaatactttaaacccaaaaaatttacttaattAAGGTAATATGAACTAAATTTGGACTTAAGAAAACAATAGAATCATTTTAAGTCCATTATGAATAGTCTTAAATATAGTCCATAATATGAACAACTTTTAACAGTCTGATTGTCATCTAAACCCTTCACTTCTGCAGTAAGAACGGGGTGACATGTCagaaggcaaaaagcttttttggtttttttgtgcttaaaacgctgtgccgctgttgacgtcagcagagaagacTGCGTAAAAGACTGAATACGAAAACggtcgtgcaacaaagagaggcagatactCGATGGTTCCCGCTCttagagacaaatttcggccggtccgttatttttttttgcgtcccCGTTATGTTTGGCTAGCGACAAacatttcggcggaaaaattttcgtggagcagcgacatgtaaATGCCCTTATATTTTAagagcattattgtatatcgaaaaaaacaacaaatattGTTTTGTAAAAGTAaactatttgattatagtataATTAGGTAAATTTAACTTACTTATTATGTTATGTTTACCTGCTATACattatta from Drosophila subpulchrella strain 33 F10 #4 breed RU33 unplaced genomic scaffold, RU_Dsub_v1.1 Primary Assembly Seq31, whole genome shotgun sequence includes the following:
- the LOC119559674 gene encoding laccase-21-like, whose translation is MVDIPLGAIVEVVLVDEVQQVNLSHPFHLHGTAFYVVGLGRSPDKSIKKINLKHALELDRMGMLERDFSKPPLKDTIAVPNNGYVVMRFRADNPGYWLFHCHFLFHIVIGMNLIFHIGTSADLPPVPPRFPRCGDHVPPVTWY